A single window of Mugil cephalus isolate CIBA_MC_2020 chromosome 1, CIBA_Mcephalus_1.1, whole genome shotgun sequence DNA harbors:
- the aaas gene encoding aladin isoform X2: MCSLGLFPAPLPPGHITLCEANNELRSGSSTEDQDRLKQDSSPLNLHFPRESLKLHSRTESSSKAAFLDHSETLWMRSAAAWRDGGFTGLLNEITNSHTEVPKWLSMSSGCILALLRWVSSFHGSLFPHLTLSSEDMIAEFSQVLNWSDCVVRAFAWHPHTDKFAVALLDDSIKIYNPKSATTPTLKHRLQRNVAAVQWKPLCASALAVACQNCLLVWHVDPCSLSTRPSSGCAQVLSHPGHSPVTSIAWSPSGSLLVSASPMDTAMMVWDVAAENCVPLQRVGGGGVTFLSWSPDGSHVLASTPSALFRVWETRMWTCERWPCLKGRCQSGCWSPDGSRLLFSVQGETVIYALTFTDTPAVPTSTSVGSQAAVVVADLSETTFNTPDGDIIVGGEIQSLSWDPRGERLAVLLKGDPQVAGRPAIIAVFKTRANPIFELLPCGFVQGEPGAEPRLMQFHPNFRHGALLTVCWSSGRITHVPFYFLSAGVPHLGLNGSPSLPRPQERPADFSNQSLFTELIS; the protein is encoded by the exons ATGTGCTCTCTGGGTCTGTTCCCCGCTCCGCTGCCCCCCGGACACATCACTCTGTGTGAGGCCAACAACGAGCTGCGGTCCGGGTCCAGCACCGAGGACCAAGACCGACTGAAACAG GACTCCAGTCCTCTGAATCTGCATTTCCCCCGAGAGTCTCTGAAGCTTCACAGTCgcacagaaagcagcagcaAGGCGGCCTTCCTGGACCACTCTGAAACACTGTGGATGAGGAGCGCCGCAGCGTG GCGGGATGGTGGGTTCACAGGGCTGCTCAATGAAATTACCAACTCGCACACAGAGG TGCCTAAATGGCTGTCGATGAGTTCTGGTTGTATCCTGGCGTTGCTCCGTTGGGTCTCTTCCTTCCACGGCTCCTTGTTTCCTCATCTCACC TTGAGCAGTGAGGACATGATCGCTGAGTTTTCACAAGTGCTGAACTG GTCTGACTGTGTGGTGCGAGCCTTTGCCTGGCATCCTCATACAGATAAGTTTGCTGTAGCCCTGCTGGACGACTCCATCAAGATCTACAACCCCAAAAG TGCGACGACTCCCACGCTGAAGCACCGTCTGCAGAGGAACGTCGCAGCGGTGCAGTGGAAGCCGCTGTGTGCGTCCGCCCTCGCTGTCGCCTGTCAGAACTGTTTATTGGTTTGGCACGTAGACCCGTGCTCACTGTCAACCAG GCCTTCCTCTGGTTGCGCTCAGGTTTTGTCTCATCCCGGCCACTCTCCCGTCACTTCCATCGCCTGGTCTCCCAGCGGCTCCCTCCTCGTGTCTGCCTCGCCGATGGACACGGCAATGATG GTTTGGGACGTAGCTGCGGAAAACTGCGTGCCTCTTCAGCGCGTTGGAGGAGGCGGCGTCACATTCCTGTCCTGGTCCCCTGACGGCAGCCACGTCCTGGCTTCTACGCCGTCTGCGCTGTTCAG AGTTTGGGAGACCAGGATGTGGACCTGTGAGCGTTGGCCATGTTTGAAAGGGCGCTGCCAG TCTGGCTGTTGGAGTCCAGATGGGAGTCGACTTCTCTTCAGTGTCCAGGGAGAGACGGTCATCTACGCTCTGACTTTCACCGACACACCAG CTGTTCCCACAAGCACGTCGGTGGGGTCGCAGGCAGCAGTCGTGGTGGCCGACCTGTCGGAGACGACCTTTAACACACCAGATGGAGACATCAT TGTCGGTGGAGAGATCCAGTCTCTATCCTGGGACCCACGAGGAGAGAGACTCGCCGTGCTTCTCAAAG GTGATCCACAAGTGGCGGGCCGGCCTGCCATCATAGCCGTGTTCAAGACGAGAGCCAACCCCATCTTTGAGCTCCTGCCGTG TGGGTTTGTTCAGGGGGAGCCGGGAGCAGAGCCGAGGCTGATGCAGTTTCATCCGAATTTCCGGCACGGAGCTCTTCTCACAGTG TGTTGGTCCAGTGGGAGAATCACCCACGTGCCTTTCTATTTCCTGAGCGCTGGCGTGCCTCACCTCGGCCTCAACGGTAGCCCGTCTCTGCCTCGCCCGCAGGAAAGACCCGCCGACTTCTCCAATCAGTCGCTCTTTACGGAGCTCATCTCCTGA
- the aaas gene encoding aladin isoform X1 encodes MCSLGLFPAPLPPGHITLCEANNELRSGSSTEDQDRLKQDSSPLNLHFPRESLKLHSRTESSSKAAFLDHSETLWMRSAAAWRDGGFTGLLNEITNSHTEVPKWLSMSSGCILALLRWVSSFHGSLFPHLTLSSEDMIAEFSQVLNWSDCVVRAFAWHPHTDKFAVALLDDSIKIYNPKSATTPTLKHRLQRNVAAVQWKPLCASALAVACQNCLLVWHVDPCSLSTRPSSGCAQVLSHPGHSPVTSIAWSPSGSLLVSASPMDTAMMVWDVAAENCVPLQRVGGGGVTFLSWSPDGSHVLASTPSALFRVWETRMWTCERWPCLKGRCQSGCWSPDGSRLLFSVQGETVIYALTFTDTPAAVPTSTSVGSQAAVVVADLSETTFNTPDGDIIVGGEIQSLSWDPRGERLAVLLKGDPQVAGRPAIIAVFKTRANPIFELLPCGFVQGEPGAEPRLMQFHPNFRHGALLTVCWSSGRITHVPFYFLSAGVPHLGLNGSPSLPRPQERPADFSNQSLFTELIS; translated from the exons ATGTGCTCTCTGGGTCTGTTCCCCGCTCCGCTGCCCCCCGGACACATCACTCTGTGTGAGGCCAACAACGAGCTGCGGTCCGGGTCCAGCACCGAGGACCAAGACCGACTGAAACAG GACTCCAGTCCTCTGAATCTGCATTTCCCCCGAGAGTCTCTGAAGCTTCACAGTCgcacagaaagcagcagcaAGGCGGCCTTCCTGGACCACTCTGAAACACTGTGGATGAGGAGCGCCGCAGCGTG GCGGGATGGTGGGTTCACAGGGCTGCTCAATGAAATTACCAACTCGCACACAGAGG TGCCTAAATGGCTGTCGATGAGTTCTGGTTGTATCCTGGCGTTGCTCCGTTGGGTCTCTTCCTTCCACGGCTCCTTGTTTCCTCATCTCACC TTGAGCAGTGAGGACATGATCGCTGAGTTTTCACAAGTGCTGAACTG GTCTGACTGTGTGGTGCGAGCCTTTGCCTGGCATCCTCATACAGATAAGTTTGCTGTAGCCCTGCTGGACGACTCCATCAAGATCTACAACCCCAAAAG TGCGACGACTCCCACGCTGAAGCACCGTCTGCAGAGGAACGTCGCAGCGGTGCAGTGGAAGCCGCTGTGTGCGTCCGCCCTCGCTGTCGCCTGTCAGAACTGTTTATTGGTTTGGCACGTAGACCCGTGCTCACTGTCAACCAG GCCTTCCTCTGGTTGCGCTCAGGTTTTGTCTCATCCCGGCCACTCTCCCGTCACTTCCATCGCCTGGTCTCCCAGCGGCTCCCTCCTCGTGTCTGCCTCGCCGATGGACACGGCAATGATG GTTTGGGACGTAGCTGCGGAAAACTGCGTGCCTCTTCAGCGCGTTGGAGGAGGCGGCGTCACATTCCTGTCCTGGTCCCCTGACGGCAGCCACGTCCTGGCTTCTACGCCGTCTGCGCTGTTCAG AGTTTGGGAGACCAGGATGTGGACCTGTGAGCGTTGGCCATGTTTGAAAGGGCGCTGCCAG TCTGGCTGTTGGAGTCCAGATGGGAGTCGACTTCTCTTCAGTGTCCAGGGAGAGACGGTCATCTACGCTCTGACTTTCACCGACACACCAG CAGCTGTTCCCACAAGCACGTCGGTGGGGTCGCAGGCAGCAGTCGTGGTGGCCGACCTGTCGGAGACGACCTTTAACACACCAGATGGAGACATCAT TGTCGGTGGAGAGATCCAGTCTCTATCCTGGGACCCACGAGGAGAGAGACTCGCCGTGCTTCTCAAAG GTGATCCACAAGTGGCGGGCCGGCCTGCCATCATAGCCGTGTTCAAGACGAGAGCCAACCCCATCTTTGAGCTCCTGCCGTG TGGGTTTGTTCAGGGGGAGCCGGGAGCAGAGCCGAGGCTGATGCAGTTTCATCCGAATTTCCGGCACGGAGCTCTTCTCACAGTG TGTTGGTCCAGTGGGAGAATCACCCACGTGCCTTTCTATTTCCTGAGCGCTGGCGTGCCTCACCTCGGCCTCAACGGTAGCCCGTCTCTGCCTCGCCCGCAGGAAAGACCCGCCGACTTCTCCAATCAGTCGCTCTTTACGGAGCTCATCTCCTGA